The Agromyces hippuratus genome has a window encoding:
- a CDS encoding SprT-like domain-containing protein codes for MADLERVRRWAEALIVLHLDAATWSFAFDNAKKRAGLCNYTEKRISVSRYLAARYDDDEIHQILLHEVAHALAGPRAGHGPKWATVASGLGYVGRRTHDGEVAHELAPWVGHCPAGHEHFRYREPQRQLSCGLCRRGFDRANLIVWRRREITAAVRRRAASAANG; via the coding sequence ATGGCGGATCTCGAGCGGGTGCGACGATGGGCCGAAGCCCTCATCGTGCTCCATCTCGACGCCGCGACATGGAGTTTCGCGTTCGACAACGCGAAGAAGCGCGCGGGGCTCTGCAACTACACCGAGAAGCGCATCTCGGTGTCGCGCTACCTCGCCGCCCGCTACGACGACGACGAGATCCACCAGATCCTGCTGCACGAGGTCGCGCACGCGCTCGCCGGCCCCCGCGCGGGGCACGGGCCGAAATGGGCCACGGTCGCCTCGGGGCTCGGCTACGTCGGCCGGCGCACGCATGACGGCGAGGTCGCCCATGAGCTCGCACCGTGGGTCGGGCATTGCCCTGCGGGCCACGAGCACTTCCGGTACCGCGAGCCGCAGCGTCAGTTGAGCTGCGGGCTGTGCCGACGCGGATTCGACCGGGCGAACCTCATCGTGTGGCGTCGACGCGAGATCACCGCGGCCGTGCGACGCCGGGCAGCGAGTGCCGCGAACGGCTGA
- a CDS encoding CGNR zinc finger domain-containing protein → MPVSTVSIPVGQWFTTAEGVRWWFDSGSFALDFAYTGQIGGLRTDEQLHAPDDLTHWLHERFPVAIGAARSRDLFDAIALRDAISRMAVAVSDDAPVRPADIDLVNLYAATPDVPPTLAGGTRQAGRSVQTVAQALSTIARDAVDLFSPDNAERIRCCSSADCDVVYLDTSRAASRRWCSMQRCGNRAKVRAHRARKAERAAA, encoded by the coding sequence GTGCCCGTCTCAACCGTCTCGATCCCCGTCGGGCAGTGGTTCACCACCGCCGAGGGCGTTCGCTGGTGGTTCGATTCGGGTTCGTTCGCGCTCGATTTCGCCTACACCGGCCAGATCGGCGGACTCCGCACCGACGAACAGCTGCACGCGCCCGACGACCTCACGCACTGGCTCCACGAGCGCTTCCCCGTCGCCATCGGCGCCGCACGTTCGCGCGACCTCTTCGACGCGATCGCACTGCGCGACGCGATCAGCCGCATGGCGGTCGCCGTGAGCGACGACGCTCCGGTGCGCCCGGCCGACATCGACCTCGTGAACCTCTACGCGGCGACGCCCGACGTACCGCCCACCCTCGCGGGCGGCACCCGTCAGGCGGGGCGATCGGTGCAGACCGTGGCGCAGGCGCTCTCGACGATCGCACGAGACGCCGTCGACCTCTTCTCGCCCGACAACGCCGAGCGCATCCGGTGCTGCTCCAGCGCCGACTGCGACGTCGTCTACCTCGACACCTCTCGCGCGGCGAGCCGTCGCTGGTGCTCGATGCAGCGCTGCGGCAACCGCGCGAAGGTGCGCGCCCACCGGGCCCGCAAGGCGGAGCGCGCAGCGGCCTGA
- a CDS encoding DUF1684 domain-containing protein, producing the protein MTDSIAALQLADWRRRVFGLYSGVRQLSVHSPAAGHELWKSARDELFAGHPQSPLLPDDRADFTGLTVARYDPDWRFELEVRRASEPMRLVVDSASDGSIPFSLVGEVRVPYLGSLDVWRLTGYGGGLFVPVKDTLAGAPGGTYGGGRYLLDTVKGADLGPGADPDSLVIDFNFAYNPSCAYDPSWSCPLAQPGNTLRHEVPVGERMPR; encoded by the coding sequence GTGACCGACTCGATCGCCGCGCTCCAGCTCGCCGACTGGCGCCGGCGCGTCTTCGGCCTCTACTCGGGGGTGCGCCAGCTCAGCGTGCACTCCCCGGCGGCCGGCCACGAGCTCTGGAAGTCCGCGCGCGACGAGCTCTTCGCGGGGCATCCGCAGTCGCCGCTCCTGCCCGACGACCGCGCCGACTTCACCGGGCTCACGGTCGCGCGGTACGACCCCGACTGGCGGTTCGAACTCGAGGTGCGCCGCGCGTCCGAGCCGATGCGGCTCGTCGTCGACAGCGCGAGCGACGGGTCGATCCCGTTCTCGCTCGTCGGCGAGGTGCGCGTGCCCTACCTCGGCTCGCTCGACGTCTGGCGCCTCACGGGCTACGGCGGCGGACTCTTCGTGCCCGTCAAGGACACGCTCGCCGGCGCCCCCGGCGGCACCTACGGCGGCGGGCGCTACCTGCTCGACACCGTGAAGGGCGCCGACCTCGGGCCCGGCGCCGACCCCGACTCCCTCGTCATCGACTTCAACTTCGCCTACAACCCGTCGTGCGCCTACGACCCCTCGTGGTCGTGCCCGCTGGCCCAGCCGGGCAACACGCTGCGCCACGAGGTGCCGGTCGGCGAGCGGATGCCGCGGTGA
- a CDS encoding DEAD/DEAH box helicase, with amino-acid sequence MTDITFSTLGVPAPLVSVLAADGKTTAFPIQVDTLPDTLAGRDVLGRGKTGSGKTIAFALPMVARLGTSLAGGRRRPGRPLALVLAPTRELATQIDAVLAPLAAAYDLKTTTIFGGINQKRQVDALRAGVDIVVACPGRLEDLMKQGFVTLDAVEITVLDEADHMADLGFLPVVTRIMDKTPNDGQRLLFSATLDNGVDKLVKRFLHNEVLHSVDEATSHVAAMTHHVFEVADVDAKNDLVKALASGTGRRILFMRTKHHAKKLAKKLTEQGIPAVDLHGNLSQPQRDRNLAAFSDGSANVMVATDVAARGVHVDAIELVIHVDPPMEHKAYLHRSGRTARAGSEGDVVTISLPAQKQDLKTLLRKAAITVTPQQVTATSPAVTALVGDVAPYVKPAPRAATQPQGGGGRSQGANAQRKRAARDERGGEARTGAGQSQGRGRGRGGNAAQADVAGAPRRDRSGRPAEARANAPKQGGGQGRGAQTTGAQRSTSNRSSGGKAPLRVGSLVSPSGNSRGNRRAQG; translated from the coding sequence GTGACCGACATCACCTTCAGCACGCTCGGCGTGCCCGCCCCCCTCGTCTCCGTACTCGCGGCAGACGGCAAGACCACCGCGTTCCCGATCCAGGTCGACACGCTGCCCGACACGCTCGCCGGACGCGACGTGCTCGGCCGCGGCAAGACCGGCTCGGGCAAGACCATCGCCTTCGCGCTGCCCATGGTGGCGCGCCTCGGCACCTCGCTGGCCGGCGGCCGTCGCCGCCCCGGCCGCCCCCTCGCCCTCGTGCTCGCCCCGACCCGCGAGCTCGCCACGCAGATCGACGCGGTGCTCGCACCGCTCGCCGCCGCCTACGACCTGAAGACCACGACGATCTTCGGCGGCATCAACCAGAAGCGCCAGGTCGACGCGCTCCGCGCCGGCGTCGACATCGTCGTTGCCTGCCCCGGCCGCCTCGAAGACCTCATGAAGCAGGGCTTCGTCACGCTCGACGCGGTCGAGATCACCGTGCTCGACGAGGCCGACCACATGGCCGACCTCGGGTTCCTTCCCGTCGTCACGCGCATCATGGACAAGACCCCCAACGACGGCCAGCGCCTGCTGTTCTCGGCGACGCTCGACAACGGCGTGGACAAGCTCGTCAAGCGCTTCCTCCACAACGAGGTCCTGCACTCGGTCGACGAGGCCACCTCGCACGTCGCCGCGATGACCCACCACGTCTTCGAGGTCGCCGATGTCGACGCGAAGAACGACCTCGTGAAGGCGCTCGCATCGGGCACCGGCCGCCGCATCCTCTTCATGCGCACGAAGCACCACGCCAAGAAGCTCGCGAAGAAGCTGACCGAGCAGGGCATCCCCGCGGTCGACCTGCACGGCAACCTCTCGCAGCCGCAGCGCGACCGCAACCTCGCCGCGTTCTCCGACGGCTCGGCCAACGTCATGGTCGCCACGGATGTCGCGGCCCGCGGCGTGCACGTCGACGCCATCGAGCTCGTGATCCACGTCGACCCGCCCATGGAGCACAAGGCGTACCTGCACCGCTCGGGCCGCACGGCCCGCGCCGGCAGCGAGGGCGACGTCGTCACCATCAGCCTGCCCGCGCAGAAGCAGGACCTGAAGACCCTGCTCCGCAAGGCAGCGATCACCGTCACCCCGCAGCAGGTCACCGCGACCTCGCCTGCGGTGACCGCCCTCGTCGGCGACGTCGCTCCGTACGTGAAGCCTGCGCCCCGTGCCGCGACCCAGCCGCAGGGCGGTGGCGGTCGTTCGCAGGGTGCCAACGCGCAGCGCAAGCGCGCCGCACGCGACGAGCGCGGCGGCGAGGCGCGCACGGGCGCAGGCCAGAGCCAGGGCCGCGGCCGCGGCCGCGGCGGCAACGCCGCTCAGGCGGATGTCGCGGGCGCGCCCCGTCGCGACCGCTCGGGTCGCCCCGCCGAGGCACGTGCGAACGCGCCCAAGCAGGGCGGCGGCCAGGGCCGCGGCGCGCAGACGACGGGCGCACAGCGCTCGACCTCCAACCGCTCCTCGGGCGGCAAGGCGCCCCTGCGCGTCGGCAGCCTCGTCTCGCCCTCGGGCAACTCGCGCGGCAACCGCCGCGCACAGGGCTAG